One Acinetobacter sp. WCHA55 DNA segment encodes these proteins:
- a CDS encoding DUF1788 domain-containing protein, translating into MSQKIHERLNQIPERILSTEFLTGQGLGNEIGFWIFDYAPEDELKVREYLHFLDGMLEKKHSQLKVVNINLLQAVVDYLAERNFIDKAIQMQKAKGDEALLKALKGPLHMDKFAPYLVSKYATNAQDIVLMTGVGSVWPLLRAHHLLNSLHSLLGHKPVVLFYPGYYDGQAMSLFGKIPSNNYYRAFRLVP; encoded by the coding sequence ATGAGTCAAAAAATACATGAGCGTCTGAACCAGATTCCAGAGCGAATACTTTCAACCGAGTTTCTCACCGGTCAAGGATTGGGCAATGAAATTGGCTTCTGGATTTTTGATTATGCACCTGAAGATGAGTTGAAAGTGCGCGAATATCTGCATTTTCTAGACGGGATGCTGGAGAAAAAACACAGTCAGCTGAAGGTGGTGAATATCAACCTGCTGCAAGCCGTGGTGGATTATCTGGCTGAGCGTAACTTCATCGATAAAGCCATTCAAATGCAAAAAGCCAAAGGCGATGAGGCGCTGCTCAAAGCGCTGAAAGGCCCACTGCATATGGATAAGTTCGCGCCCTATCTGGTAAGTAAATATGCCACCAATGCGCAAGATATTGTGTTGATGACTGGGGTTGGGTCGGTTTGGCCACTGTTACGTGCCCATCACTTATTGAACAGTTTGCATTCGTTACTGGGGCATAAGCCAGTGGTGCTGTTTTACCCAGGTTATTACGACGGTCAAGCGATGAGTTTATTTGGAAAAATTCCAAGCAATAATTACTACAGAGCATTCAGATTAGTGCCTTAA
- a CDS encoding WYL domain-containing protein, with product MTTDKHEVLLRMRAIELLAYWEGRLVTNRLMSWFGLSRQQASADIKRYNTLYNPDALIHDPSVKGYVPKASFQPVLTTAHINEYLNMLSGLVSESHALIATPEPNLSAVQLPDRSVRPEVIREVLRACRTQSCLKIIYASMQNPQWHERMISPHTLVYTGFRWHVRAYCHQSKQFKDFLLSRIDRTPVAVAIESVDPAQDQQWHEEIMLTLMPNPKLNPSQQALVEKDFGMPEGRLQIPVKKALAHYTLQRYQAAITLAEADDALKYPLVLQRSDIEKLSSYLFDQAS from the coding sequence ATGACGACAGATAAGCATGAAGTCCTTCTCAGAATGAGAGCCATTGAACTCCTTGCATACTGGGAAGGTCGTTTGGTTACCAATCGTTTGATGAGTTGGTTTGGACTTAGTCGACAGCAGGCTTCTGCGGATATCAAGCGTTACAATACGCTTTACAACCCCGATGCCTTGATTCATGATCCATCGGTAAAAGGCTATGTGCCTAAAGCCAGTTTTCAACCAGTACTGACTACAGCGCATATCAATGAATATCTCAATATGCTCTCGGGCTTGGTCAGTGAATCACATGCCCTGATTGCGACACCAGAACCGAATCTCTCAGCGGTCCAGTTACCCGATCGCAGTGTGCGTCCTGAAGTCATCAGGGAGGTGTTGCGTGCCTGTCGAACACAAAGCTGTCTCAAAATTATTTATGCCTCCATGCAGAATCCGCAGTGGCATGAGCGCATGATTTCCCCGCATACCCTGGTGTATACCGGCTTCCGTTGGCATGTCCGTGCCTATTGCCATCAGAGCAAGCAGTTTAAGGACTTTTTACTCTCCAGAATTGATCGCACACCTGTTGCGGTGGCGATTGAGTCAGTAGACCCTGCTCAGGATCAGCAATGGCATGAAGAAATCATGCTGACGCTGATGCCCAATCCCAAATTGAACCCATCACAACAAGCCCTGGTCGAAAAAGACTTTGGCATGCCGGAGGGCAGATTACAGATTCCGGTGAAAAAAGCCCTGGCTCACTATACTTTGCAGCGATATCAGGCCGCGATCACGCTGGCTGAGGCGGATGATGCCTTGAAATATCCCTTGGTACTACAACGCTCAGATATCGAAAAGCTGTCGTCTTACCTGTTTGATCAGGCCTCATAG
- a CDS encoding DUF1819 family protein, whose amino-acid sequence MLEQFHYDSDLIGGSLMVRESRLIADLLLREATPEQWHQAIQIDNILQKRTPASAQRNATAIRKRLERLEPDFWRALRDGDDELATQVAFCGALERNLLLLEFMETVMREAYISQAQYLDSYIWSDFLDERSQRDPDICDWKESSKKKMGQVVFRMLAEAGYLKSTRKLELQRVIVRAELRSLLEEHYKQRIKRSMEVSLWTR is encoded by the coding sequence ATGTTAGAACAATTTCATTATGACAGTGACCTGATTGGTGGTTCCCTGATGGTGCGTGAAAGCCGGCTGATCGCGGATCTGTTATTACGAGAAGCGACTCCAGAACAATGGCATCAGGCCATTCAGATTGACAATATTCTGCAAAAAAGAACGCCTGCTTCAGCTCAACGCAATGCCACCGCTATTCGTAAGCGTCTGGAGCGCTTAGAGCCTGATTTCTGGAGAGCACTACGTGATGGGGATGATGAGCTGGCGACTCAGGTGGCTTTTTGTGGGGCACTTGAACGCAACCTGTTGCTGCTTGAGTTTATGGAAACAGTGATGAGAGAGGCCTATATCTCCCAGGCTCAATACCTGGATAGCTATATTTGGTCAGATTTTTTGGATGAACGCTCACAACGTGATCCGGATATCTGTGATTGGAAAGAGTCCAGCAAGAAAAAAATGGGGCAGGTGGTGTTTCGTATGCTGGCAGAAGCCGGTTACTTAAAAAGTACCCGTAAGCTGGAGTTGCAGCGTGTGATCGTCAGAGCAGAGCTGCGTAGCCTGTTGGAAGAACATTATAAACAACGCATTAAAAGATCTATGGAAGTTTCGCTATGGACGCGGTAG
- a CDS encoding ATP-binding protein, which yields MRSANIRRDGYLKFLNTWQDRDVIKVLSGVRRSGKSTLLAMFQQDLKAQGVQAENIIAINFEFMEFEELTDYRKLHDYVLSKVDKSKKNYVFLDEIQHVTNFEKVVDSLYVRDYIDLYITGSNAFFLSGELATLLTGRYIEQHVLPLSFQEFKQWHIENNPIIQQLSNRDLYAMYTRSSFPYTLAMTSQQETYDYLQAVYASVMFKDVIPRLNTADINSLERVARYLASVTGSPISINKIKNTFVSSGVKISFETVKRYIQGLQDSLLFYSAAQFKVRGRELLQSSEKYYLVDVGLRRIMLPDANADQGHILENVIYLELIRRGYTVYVGRVDEYEIDFVAVDTLQNLTYYQVALETLNEETLSRELRPLQKISDSYPKYLLTLDTIGAEANYNGIVKMSALDWLLSENK from the coding sequence ATGAGAAGCGCTAATATTCGACGTGATGGCTACTTAAAATTTCTGAATACATGGCAAGACCGTGATGTCATTAAAGTACTTTCAGGTGTGCGTCGCTCTGGAAAATCTACCTTATTGGCGATGTTTCAACAAGACCTAAAAGCACAGGGTGTACAAGCCGAAAACATCATTGCCATCAACTTCGAATTTATGGAATTTGAAGAACTCACCGATTACCGTAAACTACATGATTATGTATTGTCCAAAGTTGATAAAAGTAAAAAAAACTATGTTTTTTTAGATGAAATACAACATGTTACCAATTTTGAGAAAGTGGTCGACTCTTTATATGTTCGGGATTATATCGATTTATATATTACAGGCTCAAACGCATTCTTTCTAAGTGGAGAACTTGCGACTTTACTTACAGGACGCTATATCGAGCAACATGTTCTACCTTTGTCATTCCAAGAATTTAAACAGTGGCATATTGAAAATAATCCGATCATCCAACAATTATCCAATCGTGATTTGTATGCCATGTATACGCGCAGTAGTTTCCCTTATACGCTTGCCATGACTAGCCAGCAAGAAACTTATGATTACTTGCAAGCGGTCTATGCCAGTGTAATGTTTAAAGATGTTATTCCCCGTTTGAATACTGCCGATATTAACTCTCTCGAGCGTGTCGCAAGATATTTGGCAAGCGTGACAGGCTCACCTATTTCCATCAATAAAATTAAAAATACCTTTGTTTCAAGCGGGGTTAAAATCTCATTTGAAACAGTAAAACGCTATATTCAGGGCTTACAGGACAGTTTGCTATTTTATAGTGCTGCACAATTTAAAGTACGTGGGCGTGAGTTATTACAATCCTCTGAAAAATACTATTTAGTTGATGTCGGATTGCGCCGGATTATGTTGCCTGATGCTAATGCTGATCAAGGTCATATCTTAGAAAATGTAATTTATCTTGAGCTTATCAGACGAGGTTATACGGTCTATGTAGGGCGGGTTGATGAATATGAAATAGATTTTGTTGCTGTCGATACTTTACAGAATTTAACTTATTATCAAGTGGCATTAGAAACGCTCAATGAGGAGACACTCAGCCGAGAGTTACGTCCATTACAGAAAATTTCTGATTCGTATCCCAAATATTTACTTACCTTAGACACGATAGGGGCTGAAGCAAATTATAATGGTATTGTAAAAATGAGTGCTCTCGATTGGTTGCTATCTGAAAATAAGTAA
- a CDS encoding DUF4236 domain-containing protein, producing MGFRFRKSIKLFPGFKINLTHKGISSASIGKPGASLNIGKKGTRTSVGIPGTGLSYSKHQPYSKKTRVPQPTSLEHTEYNPQNLEQPKTKIWPWIIFGILCFMVGAVIF from the coding sequence ATGGGTTTTAGATTTCGTAAAAGTATTAAATTATTCCCGGGTTTTAAAATTAATCTGACCCATAAAGGCATCAGCAGTGCCAGCATTGGCAAACCTGGTGCTTCTCTAAATATTGGGAAAAAAGGTACGCGAACCAGTGTCGGCATTCCAGGTACGGGACTATCTTACTCTAAACACCAACCTTACTCTAAAAAGACCCGTGTTCCACAACCGACATCGCTAGAACACACGGAATATAATCCTCAGAATTTAGAACAACCGAAGACAAAGATCTGGCCTTGGATTATTTTTGGAATATTGTGTTTTATGGTGGGTGCCGTCATTTTTTAG